From Montipora foliosa isolate CH-2021 chromosome 6, ASM3666993v2, whole genome shotgun sequence, a single genomic window includes:
- the LOC138006853 gene encoding zinc finger protein 345-like, with product MKKSILERRLTRVNARSLRSVFSKRGSLKSHGRIHTGGKPCQCKQCGTYFSQTAHLKTHEKVHAGEKPYECKQCGKCFSQTCNLKTHERVHTGEKPFECQQCGKCFSQAGNLKTHERVHTREKPYECKRCGKRFSQAGHLKTHEGVHTAERPYVCKQCGKCFSVAGYLRTRERGHMGEKPYGCNQCGKCFSRAGRLKTHEKIHNGERPYQCKHCGKHFGQEGDLRRHERVHTGDRPYQCKHCGKCFRATGYLETHERVHTREKPYECHQCGKCFTQAGHLKTHERVHTGEKPYGCKQCGKCFSVAGKLKTHERIHTGERPYQCKHCGKYFNQSGHLRTHERVHTGERPYQCKHCGRRFGRAGNLRRHERVHTGERPYQCKHCGKCFSQAGHLIRHERVHTREKRYKRKQIGKAFRNRKRASRLKTAQERSAITNEFEEGTHRFYTVKEHSLNQDVKHSCWICQEELSSKELLLAHYREHMTFEEPST from the coding sequence ATGAAGaaatccatactggagagaaggcTTACACGTGTAAATGCAAGGAGTCTGAGGAGTGTTTTCAGTAAAAGAGGAAGTTTAAAAAGTCATGGCAGAATACATACCGGAGGAAAACCCTGTcaatgcaaacagtgtggcacGTATTTTAGTCAAACAGCACATTTGAAGACACATGAAAAAGTCCATGCTGGTGAGAAACCTTATGAATgtaaacaatgtggcaagtgtttcagCCAAACGTGTAATTTGaagacacatgaaagagtccatactggcgAGAAACCTTTTGAATGccaacaatgtggcaagtgttttagccaagctggaaatttgaaaacacatgaaagagtccatacaagagagaagccttatgaatgcaaacgtTGTGGTAAGCGTTTTAGCCAAGCTGGACATTTGAAGACACATGAAGGAGTGCATACTGCAGAAAGGCCTTATGTGTGCAAGCAGTGTGGCAAGTGCTTTAGCGTAGCAGGATATTTGAGGACACGTGAAAGAGGCCATAtgggagagaagccttatggaTGCAatcaatgtggcaagtgttttagccggGCAGGAAGATTGAAGACACATGAAAAAATCCATAATGGAGAAAGGCCCTATCAATGCAAACATTGTGGAAAGCATTTTGGCCAAGAAGGAGATTTaagaagacatgaaagagtccatactggagacaGGCCCTATCAGTGCAAACATTGTGGCAAGTGCTTTAGAGCAACAGGATATTTGgagacacatgaaagagtccatactagagagaagccttatgaatgccatcaatgtggcaagtgttttacccAAGCTGGACATTTGaagacacatgaaagagtccatactggagagaagccttatgggTGCAAGCAGTGTGGCAAGTGCTTTAGCGTAGCAGGAAAATTAAAGACACATGAAAGAATCCATACTGGAGAAAGGCCCTATCAATGCAAACATTGTGGCAAgtattttaaccaatcaggtcATTTGagaacacatgaaagagtccatactggagaaagGCCCTATCAATGCAAACATTGTGGAAGGCGTTTTGGCCGAGCAGGAAATTTaagaagacatgaaagagtccatactggagaaagGCCCTATCAATGCAAAcattgtggcaagtgttttagccaagcaggacaTTTGATAAGAcacgaaagagtccatactaGAGAGAAGCGTTATAAACGTAAGCAAATAGGAAAGGCTTTTCGCAACAGAAAACGTGCCAGTAGACTTAAAACAGCACAAGAACGTTCTGCAATTACGAATGAATTTGAAGAAGGGACTCATCGCTTCTACACTGTGAAAGAACACAGTTTGAACCAGGATGTAAAACACAGCTGTTGGATCTGTCAGGAGGAGTTAAGTAGCAAAGAGCTTCTTCTTGCACACTACCGAGAGCATATGACGTTCGAGGAGCCGTCAACTTGA
- the LOC138005089 gene encoding uncharacterized protein: MATVGYGDKTPKSLVAQLFSVIWIMIGITLCSMLTATLSSAFTNVTVDYYGVLSGRKIGVVKDSIALQKAVELGASIEVFKDLDEVHNALVNKSVDGMLEEVFAAKEYLALHENSSLSMIHFYEEKHGYGIAFKSVVKADFGSIWNCMSFVSSFIGKDEYAFLRDHIHRAKEFKTTV, from the exons ATGGCAACTGTTGG TTACGGCGACAAGACTCCGAAGTCATTGGTAGCACAGTTGTTCTCTGTAATATGGATAATGATTGGTATTACTCTTTGTTCAATGCTGACTGCCACTCTATCCAGCGCATTTACAAACGTAACCGTGGATTACTATGGAGTCCTTTCTGGCAGAAAG ATCGGGGTGGTAAAAGATAGCATTGCACTGCAGAAAGCAGTAGAGCTTGGGGCTAGCATAGAAG TCTTTAAAGACCTTGATGAAGTACACAACGCCTTGGTCAACAAGTCAGTAGACGGAATGTTGGAGGAGGTATTTGCAGCAAAAGAATATCTCGCACTACACGAAAATTCGTCGCTCTCTATGATTCATTTTTATGAAGAGAAGCATGGATATGGAATCGCATTCAAGTCAGTTGTTAAAGCTGATTTTGGATCGATTTGGAATTGCATGTCCTTTGTCTCTTCATTCATCGGTAAAGACGAATATGCTTTCCTTAGGGATCACATTCACAGAGCTAAG GAATTCAAAACAACTGTTTAG